A window of Euwallacea similis isolate ESF13 chromosome 10, ESF131.1, whole genome shotgun sequence contains these coding sequences:
- the mRpL12 gene encoding large ribosomal subunit protein bL12: MQNATKLAVRSSLRQWRNLHRSGSVLHSTEAQAAPIDKLEIPPPSGIDKPVSPKIDKLVTEISQLNLIEVCELSTVLKKRLNLPDAPVFPAGGFTAAPPEEDQEAAAPAKVQTAFTVKLMKFDDKQKVALIKEMKTLMEGMNLVQAKKFVESAPAVVKADVPKDEADKLKETIEKVGGVIEIS, translated from the exons ATGCAGAACGCTACTAAGTTAGCTGTAAGGTCGTCGTTGAGGCAGTGGCGAAACCTCCATAGAAG cGGTTCAGTATTACACAGCACAGAGGCTCAAGCAGCCCCAATAGACAAGCTTGAAATTCCTCCTCCCAGTGGCATAGATAAACCTGTTTCACCAAAAATTGACAAACTAGTCACCGAGATTTCTCAATTAAACCTAATTGAAGTGTGTGAACTGAGTACTGTCTTAAAAAAGAGGCTAAATCTACCTGATGCCCCGGTTTTCCCTGCTGGGGGGTTCACTGCAGCACCTCCTGAGGAAGACCAGGAGGCAGCAGCTCCAGCCAAAGTTCAAACAGCGTTTACTGTTAAACTTATGAAGTTTGATGATAAACAAAAAGTAGCACTgataaaagaaatgaaaaccCTTATGGAGGGCATGAATTTAGTGCAGgctaaaaaatttgttgaaagtGCCCCTGCAGTTGTTAAAGCCGACGTTCCGAAAGATGAGGCAGATAAGTTGAAGGAGACGATTGAGAAAGTTGGAGGAGTTatagaaatttcataa